The genomic interval GCGAAAGTCTGTCTGTGCAAAGTCTCTGCGATCCAGAACTGTACACATCAACTCAACTAAACAGAGCCCCTCAGAAAAACAGTTTGATTTGTTGATGGAACGGTGGGACGTGCTTCCAGAAAACGGAACCTGATGCGGCGGTACTGACCACACTCGCTTCTGACCAGGTGTTTCCTCTCGGAGGAGTTCTTCTTTTTGAGCGTTGCTCCTCACCCCGAGGTTTTTGGGAATCAGCCCTTCTTGGTGAATGACACGAACTGAACGTTTTCTGAGGAGAACCCCAATCTAAGGCTGACAGCAACGCGTTCGTCTCGCGGTTTCACTAAGGACTGAACTGGTTCCTCTCGTTGGCCGTCGTCCGAGTTTCGATTTGTTGACAACTTAGCGTTTCGGGTTCGCAGAGCTGTGCGTCACCACTCATGGCGTCAGTATGTCAACGAAGTGTCGCCGATTGTGGAAACAACGCACTTAGCATTGCGAGCCAAAGATTAAGCTGCACTACGATGAAACTTCGCATTAGATACATCAAGCGAACTCCCACCGCTTAGGGCCATCAGAGAACGCCGTTGGTTGGGTAACAAGTAGCCGGTAGTGAGGTACGGAGACGTAAGGAACTTGACAAGCAATACTCAAGCCTCAGGGGGCAGACTCGGCTTCGGATTTTTCACACAAAGGGGTCGCGGTCTCttctggcgcatgcacggtTGTTCCTGTGACATCGATCCGACGGACTCCACGTGCAGTACAAGCTCGTGAAAGGCAACGTCGTTCTTTCCACATAGACAGTACCACACGGTCAGTTCATAAAAAGAATTTTTCCGTAAAAGCTGGAAACGAAGTCTTTACAGCAGTCTCCTGTGGGGGATTCCCTGCTGAAGTCTCAAGATGCGCACCCTCCATGTCGGCTCGCTACTCCCTTGTTACTGGAAAAGATCCAGTTATGAACGTTAACCACGTCCGGAGACACTTTTTTACCTATCTACCATCTAAAATTGTGTAAATGCACACACATGTATGAATGCATGTccaattatatatatatatatatatatatatatatatatatgttaatATGCAACATAACCACACAGATCACGCTCATGGATTCAGTGTCGAGGTCTACCTGATTCTCAGTCTCGCTCCGTGTCTTCGAGGCAAGTGGTACTTGTTTCATTCGTGATTCTttcgagaaggcgaaacaaTGTCCGATTTGAATCAACCAGAACACAACGATGTGTGTCTTGTCGCCTTGTATTTCCTCCTGAACACCCGTTGGGCCGTGAGAAGGACACTCAGACAGGAAGAAATGATAGGCCGCGATCAGCGTGTGTCCTTCAGAAACGCTTGTGTAGCGCGGAACACAAGACGCGGGTATTGTGCAGCACAAGGAAAGTCGCTCTGTCCTCACAGATCGCCGACCAGGATTCTGAGTACCTTTTGCACGGGAAAGCGTAGATGGATATAACCGGAAAAGTTGAAAATTGGACGTAAAACGTGCTGACGGTCTTAACATTTGGAATGTCGAAATCGTTTTGCAGCGCCACTGCAGGAGCCGCCGCCCGACAGACCTGCAAGCAAGTCAAGGGAGAGTTTGACAGATTCAGAACACCAGCGAAAACCTTCAGGTCAGTGTTTATGTTGCGTTCCTGCCTCCTGCAACAGCGCGGTTTGTTCGCAAGGTGCGTGACGGCTTTGAATTGGAATCAATCGTCCGCGGCTTCTTACAAACTGGACAGAAGCGCCGGGGCGCTGTCGCCACGGAACAGTTACTGTTTGATACGCAGACGTGTGAAGCTTAGAGGACTTTGGCATCTGCTGAGTGCCGCCTTCTGACCtaggcagaaaagagacagaaacagctTCGAGAAGTGGTTAGAGTGCGGCACGAGGTGTCCTGTTTTAAGACATCGTGGCTGCGACGCCACAGAGACGGCACAAACAAACTGCGACTTCTCAGTCTCTTCGGCTGGCTGGTGTTATTGACTTATCATTAAGTGCAAATGTTCACCTTTTTCTGTCGGTGGCTTTCGCCGGCGAAGCGCTCCTGCAGCAGCGGAGCTCGCTCTTGTTCCGGTTCTACGGAACTACGGGAAAGACGATTTCCGCAGCGGTGTAGCCGGAAAAAACCGGTTAATGCAATCCTGCTCGAGTAAACTAACAGCGAGACTGTATCTTGACAATGCAGTTCCACAGGCACACACCAAGCCATCAGGAACAGTCCCCGCATTCCGTGTTTCTTATCTACCACATTTGGCTGGCGTGTCCGCGGACGACATCCCGCACGGTCCGTTCCACAGCCTTACGCTGCGGTTCCGCCGAGGTGTGGAGACTTGCATCGGCGCAACTTAAGGAGTGTTTATTGCTCAAACATGTCAGGTGCCTGGGCTTGCTGCATGCCAGTTGTACAACTGAATTCTTAGCTGTAGAACTAAACGCAGGACTTTGCACACGTAGTGCCGGTCTCCTACTAAGTTCAAACGTGTGTCGCAAGCTGCCACTCGCGTATCTTGAAGCAGCGTGCTATCCAAGGCGTGGTCGCAAACTGCATCGACTAAGAATAAGTTGGAAGTTGTAACGAACGGCACCGTCGATCGAATGCCCGGTTTTTCACCGAGCAGATTGGCGAACGCGCGTCAATGGTCGGCATCGCATGAACGTCCCGAATTCCACGCGAGAGGTTCGTCAGACAAGCTGAAACAAATTCACTTCGTTCATCTGGAAAACTCCCAGAAATGAAGCTGACGACACTGGCATACGCCGACTCATTCcccgagaaaaacaaacagtCTGGAAACTGGAGTGCCGCCGCGTCAGAAATGCCGATTTATTGAACACAGGACAGCGCACACTGTGACGAACACAAATCACGTAGCACCTGTAGAGGCTTTTAGCTGCATCTGAAAAACATACGTGAGTGTTGTCTTGCTTCGTTTCAAAACGACTAAACGAGCTGCAGCACCGTGGGCAGTCGTCGCAGTTCCGCAGGCGCGATATGACGTAATATGGGCAAAGTGCTAACGATGTGACAGATTGTCACACATTTCGCTTGACAGTGATAGACAAGAGAGGCTAGAAATTGATGCACACGAACAGAAACAAATTGTGTAAACACCGAATAAAGCCGCGCATAGTTTCCAACATGGTGGATTCGTGCTGCTGTCCGGAGACCTTTGATGCAGATCTGCAAGTAGAGGTTCCGTTTGACGGGCGAATTGCCCTTCCTCTGCATTACCTCAGTGCTGCTTTTCCCTGCTTCGTTACACCAATAGAAAACAGAGCACGTTCTGGTATGTGCGATCTGGACCAGCGCAATCTGCTCAAAGCGTCAGTGCTCCTACTCCATCCACATATCACTATCGTCATCCACGGGCACcagcgtttccttctcctcttccatGACCACTTTGGTCGCCCCATCGTCCGCTTCGTACTCTATCTCCGCGGATGGGGATCCGACACTGGAGCTGAAGAGCAGATAAACAGACACCCGGAGGCTCATCGTGTCGGATACTAAACATCCCTATGCCTGCGCAAGATGAAGCAGCACTGCCCCAAGGGTAACTTCCATTTCAAAAATTATCGCGTGCGAGCAGTTTCCCCTGTACACCCTGTTTGTAGAATTCGTTTTCTTGGCCCGCAACGACTGCCATATCGCGTTGCACCCAATGATCTTTGAGAAAATCGATCGCGCAGACAAGGTAGCGTGGAACAACTTCATGCTTCTGGGCTTGCTGTGTCTCCCCATCCCTACACAATTCGACCCTCACTACAGTCAAACGCGACTTCTGATACCGCCTCATTCGTACAAGGCGACACAACCGCTTTTCTGATAACCTTACCTCAAATAGTAGTGGTAACTGGCTCCTCCAGCTGCGCCAAGCAGTATCAGACCGCCGATGACGCCACCCGCAATAGCCCCAGCTATGCCACTGCCTGACTCTTTCTTGGactgttctccctcttcgttcGTCGGCGTCTCGTTTTCATCAGAACCTTCAGGAAGTGGGCGCTGGTTTGGCTGTTCCGGACCGGTGGCGCCAGGCGCACCAGGAGTCGTTCCCTCCGAAGGCACCGGATTTGTCTcgccgcagctgcatgcTTTCGTTTCAAACGTTGGGAGGTCGCAAGGCTTGTTACGATAATCGAACTTGACTGCTGCATGTCTAGCCTGGTAGCCCATCGGGCACACGCACTTGTTCCAGTCACTCCAGACGTACGTGCAGGAAGCTGGCAACAATCCACACACAAAAAGCAAAAGGTCGATTAACCACACTGTCAAACTACAGGAACGTCAGTAAGCAGCCGCGGGTCTACGGTTGGATAACCATCTCTCACTTCCGACGGTATCGCGTGTCAACTGTTCAGAGATGTTCGTGAGAGAGCAAGTGCCTTACCTCCACAAGCAGGATACGAACACGGCTCATACTCGACGTTTTTGATTTTTAAGTCTTCCGGAAGAGCCTCATTCTGCTGATCAATGGTGCGTCCGCCGAATTTAGCCTCAACTAGACTTTTCCCGCGCCTGCGCTCTCGCACTCCGTCGCCGCACGTGACACTACATTCCCCCCACTCTGCCCACTCCCCCGGTCGTTCATCCACAGGACACGCTTGAGGATTGCAAGTTATCGTTTCCGTCCGCCCACCAGGATGCTGCTGCTCGCAGGATAGTCCTCCATGTTGTTGGTCTTCATTCCAAGGGTTCCTCGACCTCGTTTTCAGTCCACCACCACATGAGACCGAGCATGTACTCCATTCTTCAAACTGACCGCAAGTTGCATTAATTGGACACGGTGAGGTATTACATGCTTCCTCCTGTCGTAGATCTGTCCCAGGCCACAGTTTGGACACGAGCGATTCGTCACTTTCTCCGTTCTGCGACCCCAGTCCTGGTGGCAGTGCGTTTCTCACTCGATGCCGATTGCCACCGCCACACGTGACAGTGCAGTCGCTCCATGCAGCCCATTCTGGGGGAGTTGGCGGTATAGTTATGCAAGGAGCAAgagttgcttcttctgtctgctccTGTAACACCGGCGGATCCTGATTTTCACACCGACGGCCTGCCCCCTGGGGTGGTGGGTCATTGTAACGCGTtcgctctcgcttccttgTGGCATTTCCGCAAGACGCGCTCCAGGCGGACCACTCTCCCCAGACGCCACATCCAGCGTCAACAGCACATACCCCCGCACTGCATTCACGAATTTCTTCAAGTCCGCCTTGTTCCACGCAAGTCCTTCCCATGGGCGCAGGGCAGTCCGGACATGTTGGTGTTCCAGGTTGCGGAGCAGAAACCTCAGTTCGCGTCCTGATTTGGCTTCCGTCACCGCAGGATACACTGCAGGGGCTCCATGCGGACCAATCCGAGCAAATGGCATCCTGGGGGAGTGTCTTACAAACCTCTTTAAGCATCGGTTTAATCGCCGTCGCGAGCTGCCCCCAGTCAGCCCGAAGATACAGGGGACACGGACTGTCATCATCGCTCGTACCACTGCACCCACACATGCTTCGGCACTCACTATGTTTGACGTAATGACCGACTGCAAGGACTGTGACGATGCCTCCAAGCTCACGAATCTCCTTTGCCGCTCTCACGGTGCGAAAATCAGAATCCGATTCGCCATCTgtcattccaatcactagcTTCGGCACATGTTCGCGTCCTGGGCGCGAACCTGTAAACAGAATTTGTTTGCAGGCCTTCAGTCCATCACTGGTGTTGGTACTGCCCTTTTTATACGGCATGTCTAGCACCGCATGCGCCGCGAGCTGCTTGTCAACCGCGTTCGGACTCTGTAGATCCCATTGCAGGTGAACGTCCGTCGAGTAAGTAACAACTGCATTGTTAACTTCTTCTGGGCCAATGGGCAACACCATTAAAAAGGTGTGGAGGAACTGTTTTACTAGACGGAAATTCTGTATTCCTATGCTTCCAGACGAATCGATAAGAAAGCAAATGTCCAGCTGGTTGGTGCACCCCTCTGCGGCTCCGATGGCACTCTCAGATTGAATCACATCTTCAACGCCTTCAGGAACGAGCACACACATATCCCACAAAGAACAGCGACAACATGGGTATAATCATGGCATATGCGGCCACTACACGCAGCAGCATGATCCCTCTGTGCGTAGTCACCTCGAAGTCTTCGCCGGTGAAGTCACGAAAGTTAAAAACAGAAAATACAAGTCTCTTGGGGGAGGACGCCGACTGCGGCTCCACGGTAAATAACTTCCCATACGTCTAGTGCGGGAGAAGCCAACATCAACAACACGTAGCTGCAGAAGCCAGCAACCACAAAACATGCTGAATGCCGTTTACTGTTCAAGAGAGACTACCACACTCTCCGATATACAATGGCTGCTGCTGCCCATCTtcgaagagagggagacgagacgctACGAGATACACAATCGAGGTACACTGTTGTCGTCACCTTACCTGAAGTATCGACACCGTTtgcgtcgcctcctcgaCTCGTGTCGTACCTTTTTCGTAAGGCATCCACAATACTCCACCCTCCACCTGCCACTTCGCTCGGCCACATCCACATACCGCAAGCGAACATCAGACCGAAAACGGCCTCGCGTTGGAGTCTCATTGTGAAAACAACTGCAGCAAATGTCGCGAGGCGAACCAAACAACCGAAGTCCACGATCGGGACGAGCACCCAAAATGAGAGACGCCAAAGGGCGGGCCGGAAAAAACAAATGATAACCGCTGAAATCGAGTAGACGACGTTGCACCTGACAAACGAAACTCATGAGCACGGTTTCGTTATTCGAACAACTCGGCATACCATGCGGCGTCGTCTCTGAAATCGACGTCGCGTCGATCCGGCTGTCACACTCGGCCTTGGCGTTGCTTGCAGATAAAGCTGGACGGTCATTTGAGACGCGACACTGCTAAGAGGAACTGCAGAAAGCGTGCGCACATCATCGTTAATCCCTTTTTGGCGCCAGCAGCCTCAGTTTCTCCAATGCTGAGTGTGGTATACGTCGTCGTTGAGTTGCGATTTAAGGTCGCTCTGGAGAGGACACTAATGAAGAACAGCATTGTCGAGGTAGACTGCAGATACTTGCTAAGCGTCATCTCGAATAAGCGTATTGTTATATCCGCTGGTCCCTAGGCGAGAACGTGGTCGTCATTCAGATCATGCAGAATTTTCCCGTAAAAAAACAACTGTGACGTCCTGGGATAATTTTCTTGGCAACGGTTTTTGTGGGGTGCGATGTCTATGATACAAGCATAAGCGACGGCACGGTGGTGGGCAacaaggaggagacgaaaggagagtAACACGGGTACGTACTCAATGTGGGATTTGTTTGGCTGTCGGTGTTTCGTAGACCTGACAGGTGACTGCACAAAAGCAAGCGCTTTCGACGCTGTTGTAACACTGGTTGAGCGCGTCTGCGGCACGCAGATGACTGAGGTAACTTTCTGCTAGTTTTAGGCAAATGGCAAACTTGTTATTTTCAGTTTCTGCGTTACAAAGGAATTATCTCCTGTGGGTAGAGTGTCTTAAATTACAAGTTTTGGCAAAGAAAGCGTTGTGGTGAAGCAAGCGAGCGCTCTTTTGACATAACGAATGTAGTCGTCAGCTTGTACAGTCTCATTTAGAGTTAATCAATCTCACTGGCACGGACGAACACTATGCGTTCAATATAGAGTGCTCGTGTAGCCTATGAAGCTAGTGTACGAGTAACAGTGCCGGCAACGTCGCTCAGGAAGCACGAGTTACATTCAACTACTGGTTAACAGATTCCTTCAGCAGTTGTCTTTCTGCATGTCGCAATAACCGTGCTGGCTGCGTCGTTATTCACCACGAAGTCGTATTCGGCGCAGAGTCAGAACTGCTGAACGAACGTCTCCAACAACTGCGGATGCAAGTCCACTCACAGCAGGACTCGCGTAGCGCTGACGGCCTCCCACACGACCCGTTCCTGGTGTAAACTTGCATTACGGCTTTTTTTGACCATGTACCGAAATCCACCACCTCTTCGTTATATCTGCAAGGCTGGCAATACCCCAAAACAACTTCGCATCAGGAATGCCGAAGGACAATACGTTGGTACCGTGGCACACAAAGGGCGCTACCTCTCGGCCACCACACACTCCACTGCTCTGAAAAACAGTAGGACATGGGAGCGGAACGTGGCGTAcaacagcagagaaaaccgTTTCACGCCTAGCAATGGATCCACTCGTTCGTGTTTGCATATCTCAACACATTGTCGAGGTTCGTGCCGACCACAATTGCTTCACAAGGCAAATCCTGCCGTGCACCAACTCGTTGGCATATGTTTTGCAACTTGCCCGCGGTGGAGTAGAGCATACCAGTTGGATCATGGAAAATGCACAATCACGTTATTTGTGGCTTTGAACAACACTACATCGTTGTCCTCTCCCCTCGCCTATCCGTACAATTGGTTCCTTCTGTCGTGCTAGGCGCGAATCAACAAGGTGTTACCGCTGCAAGGTTAAGCTCATTGATGTCGCTTGGATATGAATCCATGGTACGCGTTTGCAGCGACATCCTCTCAACATCAGGCTGTGTATGTCGCTCTGGTGTATCATCCCCTAGTTTGTTGTTCGCCTCTTCACATCCCAACTGAGTGCGAGACTCActggcgagacagaggctcTTTGAGATAGCGCCAGAAAACCGTAGCGTTCGAGGCATTTGAGCAATGTGGACTTGCAAGTGGAACAAACTCCGTCGCCGCAGCCGACAGACACTAAAACCGAATCGTATGCTACTTGAGGTAACGATGATAGAAATGATACACCAAATGTGAGATATAGTTTTTACCTCCTGCACAAGATCGCACAGAGACATGCGCACCAAAGAAGTTAATGAAAACTCAGGACACCACCGAAACCAATAACAGCAACTCGTGTAATTAACCAACCAGTACCCTCAGGATGTGCGATAATCATGCTAGGATTTCATCGATGGTACATTGCCAGACGCAGACCACCCAGTACCGAGTTGAGACAAGATATGTTGAGTAGGTTGTCGGGAGGTAAGTCACCGTGAGGTGTGTGGCGGATGCATAACGGGAAACCCTACAACGCCAGGCAACGTGCGCGCCGACACAGTGCTTCTGCAACGTGTCGCTTTCCTCAGGCGCTTTCTTCAATGAGGACGGGTTTTGCATTTTTGTAGCACTCCAGCGTGTTTCCAAGTGATCTTGCGCGGTTGCGTGACTGATTTGATGCTTTGATTGATTGAAATCAATACTGGCACCGAAAGACCTTTGAGTAAAGTGAAGATCGGAGGTAGTGATACGGCGCATCTGTCACGCCAGTTGTGCATGTTTGTGCTGTTTCTTTGTCATTCAGGGGTTGATCCACCGGATGATGCGGCTCTCGACGCACGCGTATACCGCGGCACTTCAATTATATTTCGGAATCGATTTTTTTTCG from Toxoplasma gondii ME49 chromosome VIIa, whole genome shotgun sequence carries:
- the MIC2 gene encoding microneme protein MIC2 (encoded by transcript TGME49_201780~Predicted trans-membrane domain (TMHMM2.0):6-29): MRLQREAVFGLMFACGMWMWPSEVAGGGWSIVDALRKRYDTSRGGDANGVDTSGVEDVIQSESAIGAAEGCTNQLDICFLIDSSGSIGIQNFRLVKQFLHTFLMVLPIGPEEVNNAVVTYSTDVHLQWDLQSPNAVDKQLAAHAVLDMPYKKGSTNTSDGLKACKQILFTGSRPGREHVPKLVIGMTDGESDSDFRTVRAAKEIRELGGIVTVLAVGHYVKHSECRSMCGCSGTSDDDSPCPLYLRADWGQLATAIKPMLKEVCKTLPQDAICSDWSAWSPCSVSCGDGSQIRTRTEVSAPQPGTPTCPDCPAPMGRTCVEQGGLEEIRECSAGVCAVDAGCGVWGEWSAWSASCGNATRKRERTRYNDPPPQGAGRRCENQDPPVLQEQTEEATLAPCITIPPTPPEWAAWSDCTVTCGGGNRHRVRNALPPGLGSQNGESDESLVSKLWPGTDLRQEEACNTSPCPINATCGQFEEWSTCSVSCGGGLKTRSRNPWNEDQQHGGLSCEQQHPGGRTETITCNPQACPVDERPGEWAEWGECSVTCGDGVRERRRGKSLVEAKFGGRTIDQQNEALPEDLKIKNVEYEPCSYPACGASCTYVWSDWNKCVCPMGYQARHAAVKFDYRNKPCDLPTFETKACSCGETNPVPSEGTTPGAPGATGPEQPNQRPLPEGSDENETPTNEEGEQSKKESGSGIAGAIAGGVIGGLILLGAAGGASYHYYLSSSVGSPSAEIEYEADDGATKVVMEEEKETLVPVDDDSDMWME
- a CDS encoding hypothetical protein (encoded by transcript TGME49_201775) — encoded protein: MYRNPPPLRYICKAGNTPKQLRIRNAEGQYVGTVAHKGRYLSATTHSTALKNTTSSQHQAVYVALVYHPLVCCSPLHIPTECETHWRDRGSLR
- a CDS encoding hypothetical protein (encoded by transcript TGME49_201785~Signal peptide predicted by SignalP 2.0 HMM (probability 0.983) with cleavage site probability 0.861 at residue 17), which translates into the protein MRGLFLMAWCVPVELHCQDTVSLLVYSSRIALTGFFRLHRCGNRLSRSSVEPEQERAPLLQERFAGESHRQKKVCRAAAPAVALQNDFDIPNVKTVSTFYVQFSTFPVISIYAFPCKRRKYKATRHTSLCSG